The Pocillopora verrucosa isolate sample1 chromosome 14, ASM3666991v2, whole genome shotgun sequence genome has a segment encoding these proteins:
- the LOC131797798 gene encoding uncharacterized protein isoform X1, whose protein sequence is MKKTIMYSQTMVAHEEQRAKTCNNCGDMCPGFSAHYWRKICQHCKCPREDHNIIEDDARTGCNVYLGEANHSGLPSDDDSGCALDEYAWVPPGLNPEQVHAYMSSLPEEKVPYIDSIGERHRNKQIIVQLPPYDSEARYCNGLTDEEKRELRIFVALRKRDAIDRGVVKQIPNVSEGYSCRECGDRVGPGSMAVFAPRAGQNTSWHASCFVCYICKELLVDLIYCYKDGRIFCGRHHAETLRPRCAACDEIIFAEQCTEAEDRCWHVSHFCCFECDCPLGGMRYIMKEGNPFCCHCFKSMNAEFCDACGEPIDPDASQMMHNGQHWHATDNCYCCYNCRKPLLGQPFLPKNGEIYCSPECSRRISADFQSHEKFPDFRPGFDTKRYNAQELCTSDLGTLESDYVTSSNHSASGVLSAPYEPSVDGDSIGHYSGILSQHRVGTFDRQHQHDDPVRIGGLSGRVFGHIETAGYSTDVFDSVSVQGGSYGGFSFDNDRYHRRQNFQPLSNARQAVDTFDRGYRVQLFDKGSTSDFIRATPVDVESTKDSNYGTIESRDSNCGTKVLLDSRDINKAHKHVKVKERHTSGYASDSRTSRNSSKHTSGYASDSRTSRNSGYKSKARQLKYYDIDIEENSKKYYFSEGENARPLSRSLESLTWKPSSIPAPPPRRNHIRTSSGTYMSARKEHMINRNGSTPKEYKSRGNNPSPSKSSQLPWEDPFANPVDKSKSKPNRRPRITYTEDGFLEKASPQVVKTADAGKKNKNKHKNCLVQ, encoded by the exons GAAAATTTGTCAGCACTGCAAGTGTCCTAGGGAAGATCACAACATCATTGAGGATGATGCTCGCACAGGATGTAACGTATACTTAGGAGAGGCTAACCATTCTGGCCTTCCGAGTGATGATGATAGTGGTTGTGCATTAGATGAATATGCATGGGTTCCACCAGGGCTAAACCCTGAGCAG GTTCATGCCTATATGAGTTCCCTTCCAGAAGAAAAGGTTCCATACATTGACAGCATTGGAGAAAGACACCGTAACAAACAGATCATAGTGCAACTGCCTCCATATGACAGCGAGGCAAGATATTGTAATGGCCTTACAGATGAAGAAAAAAGGGAATTACGAATCTTTGTGGCATTAAGGAAAAGAGATGCTATTGATCGTGGGGTTGTGAAACAAATCCCTAATGTCTCAGAAGGCTACAGCTGTAGAGag TGTGGTGATCGTGTGGGCCCTGGATCCATGGCAGTGTTTGCACCAAGAGCTGGGCAGAATACAAGTTGGCATGCTTCCTGTTTTGTTTGCTACATTTGTAAAGAGCTCTTAGTGGATTTGATCTACTGCTACAAGGATGGGCGGATTTTCTGTGGAAGGCACCATGCAGAGACTCTGAGGCCAAGATGTGCAGCATGTGATGag ATTATTTTTGCTGAGCAGTGCACAGAAGCTGAGGACCGATGTTGGCATGTAAGCCATTTTTGTTGCTTTGAATGTGACTGTCCACTTGGAGGTATGCGGTACATAATGAAGGAAGGAAACCCATTCTGCTGTCATTGTTTCAAATCAATGAATGCTGAATTTTGTGATGCCTGTGGGGAACCAATTGACCCAGATGCAAGTCAAATGATGCACAATGGACAACACTGGCATGCGACAGACAATTGCTACTGTTGTTACAACTGCCGTAAGCCTCTCCTTGGACAACCTTTTCTTCCCAAGAATGGAGAAATATATTGCTCTCCAGAATGCAGTCGCCGCATTTCAGCAGATTTCCAAAGTCATGAAAAATTTCCTGACTTTCGACCAGGTTTTGATACAAAACGTTACAATGCTCAGGAATTATGCACATCTGACCTTGGGACACTTGAGTCAGACTATGTGACTTCAAGCAATCACTCAGCATCTGGGGTGTTGAGTGCTCCTTATGAACCAAGTGTTGATGGAGACAGTATTGGCCACTACTCAGGGATTTTGTCTCAACACAGAGTGGGAACATTTGATAGACAGCATCAACATGATGACCCTGTAAGAATTGGGGGATTGTCTGGCAGGGTGTTTGGCCATATTGAAACTGCAGGTTATTCGACCGATGTCTTTGACAGTGTGAGTGTCCAAGGAGGAAGCTATGGGGGTTTTAGTTTTGACAATGACAGATACCATAGAAGGCAAAATTTCCAGCCACTGTCAAATGCTAGGCAAGCAGTTGATACCTTTGACAGAGGTTATCGAGTTCAATTATTTGACAAGGGAAGTACCTCTGACTTTATAAGAGCCACACCCGTGGATGTTGAATCTACCAAAGATAGTAATTATGGCACTATTGAGAGCAGAGACAGTAATTGTGGAACAAAGGTTTTGTTGGACAGTCGAGATATAAACAAGGCTCATAAGCATGTCAAAGTAAAGGAGAGACATACCTCTGGATATGCCTCTGACTCAAGAACATCCAGAAATTCTAGTAAACACACTTCTGGATATGCCTCGGACTCAAGAACATCTAGAAATTCTGGTTATAAATCAAAGGCGAGACAGTTGAAGTACTATGATATAGATATTGAGGAAAATAGTAAGAAGTATTACTTCAGTGAAGGCGAAAATGCACGGCCATTGTCAAGATCTTTGGAAAGTTTGACATGGAAGCCAAGTTCTATACCAGCCCCGCCCCCACGGCGTAATCACATCAGAACTTCTTCTGGTACATACATGTCAGCGAGGAAAGAACACATGATCAATAGAAATGGCTCTACTCCAAAGGAGTACAAGTCACGAGGAAACAATCCTAGCCCAAGTAAATCATCTCAGTTACCTTGGGAAGATCCATTTGCTAATCCAGTGgataaaagcaaatcaaagcCTAATAGGCGTCCAAGAATTACCTACACTGAAGATGGTTTCCTTGAAAAAGCCTCAcctcaggttgtcaaaacagCTGACgcaggaaagaaaaacaaaaacaaacataaaaactgCTTGGTGCAGTGA